The nucleotide window GGCCACGGCCACCTTCCTGTTCCGCCAGTTCTTCCTCACCGTGCCCGACGAGCTGGTGGAGGCCGCGCGCATCGACGGCGCCGGCCCCATGCGCTTCTTTCTCGACATCCTGGTGCCGCTGTCGCGCACCTCGATCGCCGCGCTGTTCGTGATCCAGTTCATCTACGGCTGGAACCAGTACCTGTGGCCGCTCTTGATGACCACCACCGAGGACATGTACCCCATCGTCATCGGCATCAAGAGCATGGTGGCCACGGGCGGCGATGCCGCCATCGACTGGAACGTCGCCATGGCCACGGCCATCCTCGCCATGCTGCCGCCCACGGCCGTGGTGATCCTGATGCAGAAGTGGTTCGTCAAGGGCCTGGTCGACACCGAAAAATAAGCATCAAAACCGGCTCCAGCCCTTGCCCATCAAGCGCTGGCAGCTATCAAACCGATTGCAAACATGGCATCCATCTCCCTGCGCAACATCGTCAAGCGCTACGGCCACGGGCCGAAGGCCCACCCGGTGATCCACGGCGTGAACGCCGAGATCGCGGATGGCGAATTCATCGTGCTGGTCGGCCCCTCGGGCTGCGGCAAATCCACGCTGCTGCGCATGATCGCCGGGCTGGAGGAAATCACCGGCGGCGAGCTGCGCATCGGCGACCGCGTGGTGAACGGCCTGGAGCCGGCCAAGCGCAACATCGCCATGGTGTTCCAGAACTACGCGCTGTACCCGCACATGAGCAACTACGAGAACATGGCCTACGGCCTCAAGCTCGCCAAGGTGCCCAAGGACGAAATCCGCCGCCGCGTGGACAAGGCCGCCAGGATCCTCGAACTCTCGCACCTGTTGGAGCGCAAGCCGCGCGAGCTCTCGGGCGGCCAGCGCCAGCGCGTGGCCATGGGCCGCGCCATCGTGCGCGAGCCCCAGGTGTTCCTGTTCGACGAGCCGCTGTCCAACCTCGACGCCAAGCTGCGCGGCCAGACCCGCATCGAGATCCAGAAACTGCACGCCGAGCTGGGCATCACCAGCCTGTTCGTCACGCACGACCAGGTCGAGGCCATGACGCTGGCGCAGCGCATGATCGTCATGAACGCCGGCAACGTCGAGCAGTTCGGCACGCCCGAGGAGGTCTACCACCAGCCCGCCTCCACCTTCGTCGCCAGCTTCATCGGCTCGCCGCCCATGAACCTGCTCAAGCATGCGCCCGGCGGCCAGGCCGGGCGCATCCTGGGCGTGCGGCCCGAGCACATCGACCTGGCGCCCGGCGACGGTAGCGGCGGCTGGGAATTCACCGTCGAAACCGTCGAGCTGCTCGGCGCCGAGCGCCTGCTCTACGGCAAGGTGGGCGGCGAGGACGTGACCGTGCGCGTCGAGGAAGGACGCCCCTACCCCAAGCCCGGCGAAACCACGCGCATCGCCGCGCGCGCCGACCGCCTGCACTGGTTCGACCAGGCGACAGGCCATAGGATCACGGCATGAACACGTCCCTCCCCGCCTGGCCCTACCCCCGCTGGATCGCCCACCGCGGCGCCGGCAAGCTCGCGCCCGAGAACACCCTGGCCGCCTTCCGCCTGGGCGCGCGGCACGGCTGGCGCATGTTCGAGTGCGACGCCAAGCTCAGCAGCGACGGCGTGCCCTTCCTGCTGCACGACGCCACGCTGGAGCGCACCACCAGCGGCCAGGGCACCGCGGGCGACCTGCCCTGGGGGGCGCTGGCCCGGCTCGACGCAGGCGCCTGGCATTCGCGCGCCTACGCGGGCGAGCCCCTGCCCACGCTGGAAAACGTGGTGCGCTGGTGCCTCGCCAATGGCCTGGACCTGAACGTGGAGATCAAGCCCACCCCGGGCACCGAAGACGCCACGGGCCGCGCCGTGGCCGTGCTGCTGGCGCGGCTGTGGCCCGCCGCCCGCACCGCGCCGCTGCTGACCTCGTTCCAGCCCGCCGCGCTGGAAGGCGCGCGCGCCGCCGCGCCGGCGCTGCCGCGCGGCCTGCTGGTGGACCGCCTGGCGCCGGATGGCGGCGACGTGCAAGCCGCCCTGGCCCTGGGCTGCCAGGCCATGGTGCTGAACCACGCACTGTGGGACGCCGCGCTGGTCGCGCACGTGCACGGCACGGGCCTGCGCTGCCTGAGCTACACGGTGAACGACGAAGCGGCGGCGCAGCGCCTGGCCGGCCTGGGCACCGACGGGGTCATCACCGACCGGGTGGATCTGTTCTGCCCCGCAGGCTGAGAAAGCGCCAATTCAGCGCCAGCCACGCTGCAGCAGCCACTGGCAGCTCGCGCACACCAGCACCAGCGCGGCGTAGGTGAGCATCCGGCCGTCGCGCCCCAGCCACCACAGGCCGGCCAGCAGCACGGCGCAGCCCACTACGCTATTGATAGCTGCTTGCGCATACCAGGCAAGGGCCGAGGCCCCTTTGGGCCCAAAGAAACGCCCACCCAGCGCCAGCAGCAGCGCCAGGAACAGCGCGGGCGCGGCGAAGTTGAACAGGTGGCCGAGGAAGGCGAAGAAGTCCACGAGCGTGACGTAAATCAAGACATATGCAGTACCCATTTCCCGGGGCACCGCAGGGGCAGCGGCGAATTTTATAATCCGCCCCCATGGCAGTCTGGGCCCTCGGCATCAACCATACGACCGCGCCGCTTGATCTGCGCGGCCGTTTTGCGTTCGCGCTTGACCAGATCGCGCCCACGCTGCAGGGCCTGCGCCAGGCCTTGACCGAAGGCACGCGCCACCCGGCGGTCGAGACCGCCATCATTTCCACCTGCAACCGCACCGAGATCTACTGCGCCGCCACGCAGCCCGCGCTGGACCACACCCTGGGCTGGCTGGCGCACACGGGCGGCGTGAATGCGTCGGTGCTGCGCTCGCACTCCTACACCCTACAGGACGGACTGGCCGCGCGCCACGCCTTCCGCGTGGCCAGCGGGCTCGACTCCATGGTGCTGGGCGAGGCGCAGATCCTCGGCCAGATGAAGGACGCCGTGCGCGCTGCCGAAGGCGCGGGCGCGCTGGGCACCACGCTGAACCAGCTGTTCCAGCGCAGCTTCGCCGTGGCCAAGGAGGTGCGCACCAGCACCGACATCGGCGCGCACAGCATCAGCATGGCCGCCGCCGCCGTGCGCCTGGCGGGCCAGCTGTTCGAGGACCTGGGCCAGATCCGCGTGCTCTTCGTCGGCGCGGGCGAGATGATCGAGCTGTGCGCCACGCACTTTGCGGCCAAGACGCCGAAGCACATCGCCATCGCCAACCGCACGCTGGAGCGCGGCGAGAAGCTGGCCACGCGCTTCGGCGGCGAGGCCATGCGCATGGCCGACCTGCCCGAGCGCCTGCACGAGTTCGACGCGGTGGTGAGCTGCACCGCCAGCAGCCTGCCCATCATCGGCCTGGGCGCCGTGGAGAGCGCGCTGAAGAAGCGCCGCCACCGCCCCATCTTCATGGTCGACCTGGCCGTGCCGCGCGACATCGAGCCCGAGGTGCAGCAGCTCGAAGACGTGTACCTGTACACCGTGGACGATTTGGCCAGCGTGGTGCAGAAGGCCCACGCCAACCGCCAGGCCGCCGTGGCCCAGGCCGAGGCCATCATCGACGCCGGCGTGCAGAGTTTTCTGCACTGGGTCGAGCTGCGCAGCCCAGCCCAGGGCGGTGCCGGCGGCACCGGCGGCGTGGTGCCGCTGATCCAGCAGCTCAACGCCCAGGCCGACGAATGGCGCGCGCTCGAGATCGCCCGCGCCAAGAAGCGGCTGGCCAAGGGCGAGGACATCGACAGCGTGCTCGAAGCCCTGTCGCGCGGCCTCACGCAGAAGATGCTGCACGGCACCATGGCCGAGCTGCGCGCGGGCGACGCCGAATCGCGCACGCAAACGGCGCAGACCGTCTCGCGCCTGTTCCTGCGCTCGCAGAGCAAGAGCAGCCTGTAGCGGCGCTGCACGCGCCCGCCTTCCGTTTTTCAAGCCTTTTCGGCCTCCAGCGCTTGCCAGGCAAGCGCCATCAGCTACCAAGGTGGTAGCAAAACCCCTCCGATTCCCATGAAATCCTTTCTCCGCAGCCAGTTGGAACGCTACGCGCAGCGCCTCGAAGAGCTGGACTTCCTGCTCTCGCGCGAAGACATCATGGCCGACATGGCGCAGTACCGCGCCATCTCGCGCGAGCACGCCGACGTGACCGCCGTGGCCGGGCGCTACGCACGCTACCGCCAGCGCGAGGCCGATCTGGCGGGCGCGCGCGAGATGCTCGAAGACCCCGACATGGCCGAGATGGCGCAGGAGGAAGTCGCCGCCGCCGAGGCCGAGCTGCTGCAATTGGAAGACGAATTGCAGCGCCTGCTTTTGCCGAAGGACCCCGACGACGCGCGCAACGCCTTCGTCGAAATCCGCGCCGGTACGGGTGGCGACGAATCGGCCCTGTTCGCCGGCGACCTGGCGCGCATGTACACGCGCTACGCGGCCACGCAGGGCTGGAAAATCGAGGTCATGAGCGCCAACGAGAGCGAGATCGGCGGCTACAAGGAAGTGGTGCTGCGCGTGGAAGGCGACCACGTGTACGGCGCGCTGCGCTTCGAGTCGGGCGGCCACCGCGTGCAGCGCGTGCCCGCCACCGAGACGCAGGGCCGCATCCACACCAGCGCCTGCACCGTGGCCGTGATGCCCGAGCCCGACGAGACACAGGCCGTCACGCTGAACCCGGCGGACCTGCGCATCGACACCTTCCGCGCCAGCGGCGCGGGCGGCCAGCACATCAACAAGACCGACTCCGCCGTGCGCGTGGTGCACATTCCCACCGGCATCGTCGCCGAATGCCAGGACGGGCGCAGCCAGCACAGCAACAAGGCCAAGGCGCTGCAGGTGCTGCAGGCGCGCATTCAAGAGAAAGAGCGCAGCGAGCGCGCCGCCAAGGAAGCCGCGCTGCGCAAGGGCCTCATCGGCTCGGGCGACCGCAGCGACCGCATCCGCACCTACAACTTCCCGCAAGGGCGGCTCACCGACCACCGCATCAACCTCACGCTGTACAAGCTGCTGGCCATCATGGAGGGCGACCTGGGCGAAGTGCTGCAGGCCCTGCAGCACGCGCGCGAGGCCGAGCTGCTGGCCGAGCTGGAAACCTCGATTTGAAAGAAAAAGGCCTCCAACCCTTGCCAGGCAAGCGCTACCAGCTCCTGAAACCATAGTGAATACCCCTCTGCACAACGCCTTGCAGCACGCCCAGCAGCACCTGGGTCTGGCGCGCATCGACGCGCAAATGCTGCTGCTGCACAGCCTGGGCCGCGACCCGCACGACCGCGCCTGGCTGCTGGCGCACGACGGCGATGCGCTGCCCGCCGGCACGCTGGCCGCCTACCAGGCCCTGTGCCAGCGCCGCGCCGCGGGCGAGCCCGTGGCCTACCTGACGGGGCGCAAGGCCTTCTATGGCCTGCCGCTGGCCGTGGATGCGCGCGTGCTCGACCCGCGCCCCGACACCGAGACCCTGGTGGACTGGGCGCTGGAGCTGCTCGCGCCGTGCGCCGCGCCGCGCATCGCCGACCTGGGCACCGGCAGCGGCGCCATCGCCCTGGCCCTGCAAAGCCAGCGCCCCGACGCCCAGGTGCTGGCCGTGGACGCCAGCGCCGGCGCGCTGGCCGTGGCGCAGGCCAACGCCGCGCGGCTGGGCCTGCCGGTGCGCTTCGTGCGCAGCCACTGGCTCGACGGCGTGGCCGGGCCGTTCGACGCCATCGTCTCCAACCCGCCCTACATCCGGGCGGACGACCCGCACCTGGCCGCGCTCACGCACGAGCCGCTGTCGGCCCTGGCCAGCGGCGCCGACGGGCTGGACGACATCCGCGCCATCACCGCCCAGGCGCCCGCGCGCCTGGCGCCCGGCGGCTGGCTGCTGCTGGAACACGGCTGGGACCAGGCTGAGGCGGTGCAGGCGCTGCTGCGCGCGGCGGGCTTTGCCGCCGTGGCCAGCCGCCACGACCTGGCGGGCATCGCCCGCTGCACCGGCGGGCGCCGGGACGGCTAGGACGTGTTCAGGGGGGCCGCACCAAAGCCCTTTGGCGCGAAAGATGCACCAAGGGTGAAATAATCGCCCCCACCGCCGCGCGCACCCACACGTCCCCCGCGCGCGGCCCGTTTTCAGGAGTATCCATGGACAACGCTACCCGCGAACGCATCGACCAACTGGTCAAAACCAACGACATCCTGCTGTTCATGAAGGGAACGGCCAGCTTCCCCATGTGCGGCTTCTCGGGCCGCGCGGTGCAGATCCTCAAGGCCTGCGGCGTCGATGCCAAGGACATCGGCGCCGTGAACGTGCTGGAGGACGACGCCATCCGCCAGGGCATCAAGGACTACAGCAGCTGGCCCACGATCCCGCAGCTCTACGTGAAGGGCGAATTCATCGGCGGCTCGGACATCATGATGGAGATGTACGAATCGGGCGAGCTGCAGCAACTGCTGGGCGCGCAGGGCTGATCGCCCCCCGCGCCATGCTTCCGGGCCGCCTTCGGGCGGCTTTTTCGTTCCACATGGCCCCTGGCTACACTGTCACGCATGAGTCTGCTCGAAAGCTTTCTGACCATCGTCCTGCTGATCGCCGCCAGCGCGTTCTTCTCGATCGCCGAGATTTCGCTGGCCGCATCGCGCAAGCTGCGGCTGCGCCAGATGGTGGACGAAGGCGACGCGCGCGCCGGGCTGGTGATGCGCACGCAGGAGCAGCCGGGCGAGTATTTCACCGTGGTGCAGATCGGGGTGAACGCCGTGGCCATCCTGGGCGGCGTGGTGGGCGAAGGCGCGCTCACGCCGTATTTCTCCGGCTGGCTTGCGCCCTGGCTGGCGCCCGAGACGGCGGCCACGGTGGGCTTTCTCGCCTCGTTCGTCCTCATCACCTCGCTGTTCATCCTGCTGGCCGACCTGCTGCCCAAGCGCCTGTCGATGGCCGAGCCGGAGCGGCTGGCGGTTCTGGTGAGCCACCCCATGCAGTGGCTCACGGCGCTGTTCAAGCCGCTGGTGTGGCTGTTCAACTGGCTGGCCAACCGCCTGGCGGCGCTGCTGGGCCTGCCCACGGTGCGCGACGACCGCGTCACGTCGGACGACATCCTGGCCCTGATGGAGGCCGGCGCCCGCGCCGGCGTGCTGGCCGCGCGCGAGCAGCAGGTGATCACCAACGTGTTCGAGCTGGATTCGCGCACCGTGGCATCGGCCATGACGCAGCGCGACCGCATCGCCTACTTCCTGCGCGACGATCCGGACACGGTGATCCGCGTGCGCATCGCCGCCGAGCCGTTCTCCACCTACCCGGTGTGCGACGGCGACATCGACCACGTGGTGGGCTATGTGGATGCCAAGGACCTGTTCCAGCGCGTGCTGAACAACCAGGCGCTTTCGCTGGCCGACGACAGCCTGCTGCGCAAGGTGCTGATCGTGCCCGACCGGCTCACGCTGGCCGAGGTGCTGGAGCAGTTTCAGCAAGTGCACGAGGATTTCGCCGTGATCGTGAACGAATACAGCCTGGTGGTGGGCGTGGTCACGCTCAATGACGTGATGAGCACGGTGATGGGCGGCCTGGTGGGCCCGACGGACGAGGAACAGATCGTGCGCCGCGACGAGAACTCGTGGCTGATCGACGGCGTGACGCCCATCGAGGATGTGCTGCACGCGCTGCAGCTCGATGCGCTGCCGCACGCCGAGGAGTACGAGACCCTGGCCGGCTTCCTGATGGTGATGCTGCGCCGCGTGCCCCGGCGCACTGACAGCGTGACCTTCGGCGGCTACAAATTCGAGGTGCTGGACGTGGACAGCTACCGCATCGACCAGGTGATGGTGTCGCGCCTGCCCCTGGAGGCGGTGTCCCCTCAGAAGGTGTGAATGAATCCGGCGTGCCCGAGCGGGCCGCACAAACGTGCGCCATCAAGGCGCAAAGCGCAGCCATAGCGCGGGCTATGGCGAGCATTTGCAACGCCGAGGGCGTGCGTTTTTGCGGGATGAGCGGGCATGGCGGATTCGTTCACACCTTCTCAGCCGTTTGAGCGCAGTTCCGCCGTCTGCAGCGGCGGCGGAAAGACCCAGTTGCGCTGGGCGCCGAACACCGCGTCCGGGTAGGGCGACTTGCCCCGGCTGCCGTTGTAGCGCCCCAGGGCCATGAACAGGTCGCCACGTTCGCGCTCGATGTAGTGGCGCAGGATGACGCAGCCGAAGCGCAGGTTGGTCTGCATGTGGAACAGCTTGCCGGCATCGCCGTCGCCGATCACGCGCGTCCAGAACGGCATGACCTGCATGTAGCCGCGCGCGCCCACGCTGGAGACGGCGTACTTGCGGAACGCGCTCTCCACCTGGATCAGCCCGAGCACCAGCGACACGTCGAGCCCCGCGCGCTTGGCCTCGTACCACGCGGTCTGCAGGAAGTCGCGGCGCACCTCCCAGTCGGGCTTGCGGCGGCGCAGGCGGTCGCTCATGGTGCCGAGCCAGCGCAGGTAGTGTAGGCGCGCCTCGGTGGTGAAGAAGTCGGGCTCCGGCGGCGCCTGGTTGGCCACAGCGGAACTGAGTGCGGTGCGCACCGAATCCACCAGCGGCTCCTCCAGTTGCCCCCCCGCGTGGGCGGTGCCAGGCAGCGCCAGCCACGAGGCCGGGCCGGCCACGCCCCAGGCGGCGCAGCGCACCAGGCAGTGACGGCGGGATACAGAAGTGCTCATGGCCGTGCTCATGCCGACAGCCGGCCCCTCACATGGGCCGCGATGTCGCCCACCGCCACCTTGGTGGCGGCGGCGTCGCGCCGGTGCTGGTATTCGACCACGCCATCCTTCAGGCTCTTGTCGCCGATGGTGACGCGGTGGGGCACGCCGATCAGTTCCCAATCGGCGAACATGGCGCCGGGGCGCTCGCCGCGGTCGTCCAGGATCACGTCCACGCCCGCCGCGAGCAGGTCGGCGTAGAGCTGCTCGGCCGTGGCCTTCACGGCCTCGCTGCGGTCCATGCCGACCGGGCAGACGACCACGGTGAAGGGGGCGATGGCGTCGGGCCAGATGATGCCGCGCTCATCGTGGTTCTGCTCGATGGCGGCGGCAGGCAGGCGGGTGATGCCGATGCCGTAGCAGCCCATCTCGAAGAACGCCGGCTTGCCGTCCTCGCCGAGGAAGGTGGCGTTCATGGCCTTGGAATACTTGGTGCCGAGGTAGAACACGTGGCCCACCTCGATGCCGCGCTCGATGGCCAGTTCGCCCGCACCGTCGGGCGACTTGTCGCCCGCCACGACGTTGCGCAGGTCGGCCACGGTGTCGGGCTCGGGCAGGTCGCGCGCCCAGTTCACGCCGGTGATGTGGTAATCGGCCTCGTTGGCGCCGCAAATCCAGTCGGCCATCACGGCCACTTCGCGGTCGGCAATCACCTTCACCGGCTTCTTCAGGCCCATGGGGCCCAGGTAGCCCGGCTTGCAGCCGAAATGGTCTTCGATCTCGGCCAGAGTGGCGAAGCGGAAGCCCTTGTCCAGCCCAGGCACCTTGGAGACCTTGATCTCGTTCATGTCATGGTCGCCGCGCAACAGCAGCAGCCAGACCTGCGAGCCCACGATGTCGCCGGCGTCGTTCAGCGTGTCGGTAGCCAGCACCAGCGACTTCACGGTGGTGGACAACGGTACGCCAAGCAACTGCGCCACGTCGGCGCAGGTGGCCTTGCCCGGGGTGGGCGTCCTGGCCATGGGCGCCGAGGCACCCGGGCGCGGGGCGGCGGGCGCGAGCGCCTCGGCCTTTTCCATGTTGGCGGCGTAGTCGCTTTGCGGGCAGTAGACGATGGCGTCCTCGCCGGTCGCGGCGATGACCTGGAATTCCTCGCTCAGGTCGCCGCCGATGGCGCCGCTGTCGGCGGCCACGGCACGGTAGCGCAGGCCGAAGCGGTCGAAGATGCGGCGGTAGGCTGCCGCCATGACCTGGTAGCTGGCCTTGGCGCTGGCCGGGTCGCGGTCGAAGGAATAGGCATCCTTCATGATGAACTCGCGCCCGCGCATCAGGCCGAAGCGTGGACGGCGCTCGTCGCGGAACTTGGTCTGGATCTGGTACAGGTTCTTGGGCAGTTGCTTGTAGCTGCGCAGTTCCTGGCGGGCGATGTCGGTGACCACTTCCTCGCTGGTCGGCTGGATCACGAAATCGCGGTCATGGCGGTCCTTGATGCGCAGCAGCTCGGGGCCCATCTTCTCGAAGCGCCCCGTCTCCTGCCACAGCTCCGCCGGCTGCACCACGGGCATGGCGCACTCCACCGCGCCCGCGCGGTTCATTTCCTCGCGCACGATGGCCTCGACCTTGCGGATGACGCGCAGTCCCATCGGCATGTAGTTATAGATGCCGGCCCCCAGCTTCTTGATGAGCCCGGCCCGCATCATGAGCTTGTGGCTGGCCACCTCGGCGTCCGCCGGGGCTTCCTTGAGGGTCGAGATGAAGAATTGGGAGGCTTTCATGGATGGGCAATCGGGCTATTCGGGCAAGTACCCTTGGCAGGTACAGGGCAGCAGGCATAATGGCTGCAGTTTAAAAATTGGGGTTAGATTATGCTTGACCGGGACGGCTTCAGGCCCAACGTCGGCATCATCCTGCTCAACCACAGGAACCAGGTGTTCTGGGGCAAGCGCATACGCACCCACAGCTGGCAGTTTCCGCAGGGCGGCATCGACCGGGGCGAATCCCCCGAGCAGGCCATGTTCCGCGAGCTGCACGAGGAGGTGGGGCTCCATCCCCACCATGTACGCGTGGTGGCCCGCACCCGGGATTGGTTGCGCTACGAGGTGCCTGACCGGTATATCCGCCGCGACGCGCGCGGCCATTACAAAGGCCAGAAACAAATCTGGTACCTGCTGCAGCTGGTGGGGCACGACTGGGATCTGAACCTGCGCGCCACCGACCACCCCGAATTCGATGCGTGGCGCTGGAACGACTACTGGGTGCCGCTGGACGTGGTGGTCGAGTTCAAGCGCGGGGTCTACGAGATGGCGTTGACCGAGCTGGCGCGCTTCCTTCCACGCCAGGACCAGCGCAACCGGTATCTGCGCAGCGGCATGCGCACCAGGGAACAGCAACCGCCCCACGCTGCGCACAGCCTGCAACGTCCCTCCGGCATGGAGCTGCCGCCGGGAGCGAGCTTCGATCCCGATCCCCAGGCCAGCGAAGCACCTGCCTGCCCTGCCCCTCCCGCCAATTAAGAAAGCCCGCTGCAGCGGGCTTTTTTTCATGCGGGGTCAGCGCCCCACCAGCACCAGGTTGTCGCGGTGCACCATTTCAGGTTCTGCCGCATAGCCCAGCAGTTGCTCGAACGCACTGGACGGCTTGCGGCACAGCAGGCGTGCCTCGGCGCTGGCGTAGTTGGCCAGGCCCCGGGCAATTTCCCGCCCATCCGCATCCCGGATGGCGATCACGTCGCCGCGCGAGAATTCGCCCTCGACCAGGGTCATGCCGATGGGCAGCAGGCTCTTGCCTTCGCCGCACAGCTTGGCGGCGGCGCCGGCATCGACCACGACGGCACCGCGCAGCTGCAGGTGATCCACCATCCACTGCTTGCGCGCCTGGGTCTTGGCGGTTTGGGCCACCAGCAGTGTGCCAATGGCCTCGCCCTGTGCCAGACGCACCAGGACGTCCGGTTCGCGCCCCCAGGCGATCACCGTGGAGGCACCCGAGCCCGCGGCGCGCTTGGCCGCCACGATCTTGGTGATCATGCCACCCTTGCCGATGCTGGAGCCCGCGCCACCGGCCATGGCCTCCAGCGCCGGATCGCCCGCACGCGCCTCATGCACGAACTGCGCGGATGGGTCCTTGCGCGGGTCGGCGGTATAGAGGCCCTTCTGGTCGGTGAGGATGACGAGCACGTCGGCCTCGACCAGATTGGCCACCAGCGCGCCCAGGGTGTCGTTGTCGCCAAACTTGATTTCGTCGTTGACGACGGTGTCGTTCTCGTTGATGACCGGCAGCACGCCGAGTTGCAGCAGCGTCAGCAGCGTGGAGCGCGCGTTCAAGTAGCGCTCGCGGTCGGCCAGGTCGGCGTGGGTGAGCAGCACCTGCGCGCTGCGCAGCCCCTGCTCGCGCAGCTTGGTCTCGTACATCTGCGCCAGGCCCATCTGCCCCACGGCGGCGGCGGCCTGCAGCTCATGCACTTCGCTGGGCCGGGCACTCCAGCCCAGGCGCTTCATGCCCTCGGCAATGGCACCACTGGACACCATGATGACCTCGCGCCGCCCCGCGCCGTCGCCCTGCACCAGCGCCGCCAGCTGGCGGCACCACTGCGCAATGGCCGATTCGTCAAGCCCCCGGCCTTCGTTGGTCACCAGGCTGGAGCCCACCTTCACCACGATGCGGCGGGCATCGCGCAACACACTGGAATTCATTTTTGGTCTTTTTGGGCTCTAGCGCTTACCCAGAAAGCGCCAGAAGCTATCAAACAATGAGCAAAATCACTGGGGTGCATCGTCCACGAAGCGGGGATCGACCTCCACCACGCCATGCTCGGCCTGCTGCTGGTCGTGCACATGCTGGTAGATCGCCTTGATCAACGGCTCGCAGCCTTCGCGCGTGAGCGCGGAGATCTCGAACACCGGCCCCTTCCACTTGAAGCGCTTGACGAAATCCTTGACCTTCGCCGCGCGCTCATCGGCGGGCACCATGTCGAGCTTGTTGAGTACGAGCCAGCGCGGCTTGTCGTGGAGCTGCGCATCATATTTTTTCAGCTCGCCCACGATGGCCTTGGCCTGCGCCACCGGATCCACCGCGTCGTCAAAGGGCGCCAGGTCCACGATGTGCAGCAGCAAGCGCGTGCGCTGCAGGTGGCGCAGGAACTGGTGGCCCAGGCCCGCGCCCTCGGAGGCGCCCTCGATCAGGCCCGGAATATCGGCCACCACGAAGCTCTGCTCCGGCCCCACGCGCACCACGCCCAGGTTCGGGTGCAGGGTCGTAAAGGGGTAGTCGGCAATCTTCGGCCGCGCGTTCGACACGGCTGCGATGAAGGTGGACTTGCCCGCATTGGGCATGCCCAGCAGCCCGACGTCGGCCAGCACCTTGAGTTCCAGCTTCAGGTTCTTGCGCTCGCCCGGCCAGCCTGGCGTCTTCTGACGCGGTGCGCGGTTGATGGCGCTCT belongs to Acidovorax sp. YS12 and includes:
- a CDS encoding proline--tRNA ligase → MKASQFFISTLKEAPADAEVASHKLMMRAGLIKKLGAGIYNYMPMGLRVIRKVEAIVREEMNRAGAVECAMPVVQPAELWQETGRFEKMGPELLRIKDRHDRDFVIQPTSEEVVTDIARQELRSYKQLPKNLYQIQTKFRDERRPRFGLMRGREFIMKDAYSFDRDPASAKASYQVMAAAYRRIFDRFGLRYRAVAADSGAIGGDLSEEFQVIAATGEDAIVYCPQSDYAANMEKAEALAPAAPRPGASAPMARTPTPGKATCADVAQLLGVPLSTTVKSLVLATDTLNDAGDIVGSQVWLLLLRGDHDMNEIKVSKVPGLDKGFRFATLAEIEDHFGCKPGYLGPMGLKKPVKVIADREVAVMADWICGANEADYHITGVNWARDLPEPDTVADLRNVVAGDKSPDGAGELAIERGIEVGHVFYLGTKYSKAMNATFLGEDGKPAFFEMGCYGIGITRLPAAAIEQNHDERGIIWPDAIAPFTVVVCPVGMDRSEAVKATAEQLYADLLAAGVDVILDDRGERPGAMFADWELIGVPHRVTIGDKSLKDGVVEYQHRRDAAATKVAVGDIAAHVRGRLSA
- a CDS encoding RNA pyrophosphohydrolase, with protein sequence MLDRDGFRPNVGIILLNHRNQVFWGKRIRTHSWQFPQGGIDRGESPEQAMFRELHEEVGLHPHHVRVVARTRDWLRYEVPDRYIRRDARGHYKGQKQIWYLLQLVGHDWDLNLRATDHPEFDAWRWNDYWVPLDVVVEFKRGVYEMALTELARFLPRQDQRNRYLRSGMRTREQQPPHAAHSLQRPSGMELPPGASFDPDPQASEAPACPAPPAN
- a CDS encoding glutamate 5-kinase encodes the protein MNSSVLRDARRIVVKVGSSLVTNEGRGLDESAIAQWCRQLAALVQGDGAGRREVIMVSSGAIAEGMKRLGWSARPSEVHELQAAAAVGQMGLAQMYETKLREQGLRSAQVLLTHADLADRERYLNARSTLLTLLQLGVLPVINENDTVVNDEIKFGDNDTLGALVANLVEADVLVILTDQKGLYTADPRKDPSAQFVHEARAGDPALEAMAGGAGSSIGKGGMITKIVAAKRAAGSGASTVIAWGREPDVLVRLAQGEAIGTLLVAQTAKTQARKQWMVDHLQLRGAVVVDAGAAAKLCGEGKSLLPIGMTLVEGEFSRGDVIAIRDADGREIARGLANYASAEARLLCRKPSSAFEQLLGYAAEPEMVHRDNLVLVGR
- the obgE gene encoding GTPase ObgE, with amino-acid sequence MKFVDEAYIDIAAGDGGNGCVSFRHEKYKEFGGPNGGDGGRGGHVYAVADLNLNTLVDYRYSRRHEAKRGEHGMGSDMFGAAGDDITLKMPVGTIITDAQTGQVLYELLTPGECITIAKGGDGGFGNLRFKSAINRAPRQKTPGWPGERKNLKLELKVLADVGLLGMPNAGKSTFIAAVSNARPKIADYPFTTLHPNLGVVRVGPEQSFVVADIPGLIEGASEGAGLGHQFLRHLQRTRLLLHIVDLAPFDDAVDPVAQAKAIVGELKKYDAQLHDKPRWLVLNKLDMVPADERAAKVKDFVKRFKWKGPVFEISALTREGCEPLIKAIYQHVHDQQQAEHGVVEVDPRFVDDAPQ